Within Coregonus clupeaformis isolate EN_2021a unplaced genomic scaffold, ASM2061545v1 scaf0871, whole genome shotgun sequence, the genomic segment TCACTAGGATGGAAGGACTTGGTTCAGTTGAGTGTTTTTCTCTGAGTTGAAGGGCTCTATTCTTGGAAGTTGTACTGATGTTATTCTGTTATTGTCCAGTTCACTATAGGTCATAGTGTAGTAGTTCCTCAGTGGTTGAATCCTAGTCACATCATTGGAGGAATAACTTATTGATTACGATAAACAAACAATTTTTATACATTCCCATATGGCCATTGGCCAGTGGGGTAAATTATCTCTCATTGGACTTCATACAGTATATTGTTTATTAAAACATTTCCATGCTAGGTACTGTAGATACTAGGCATCCCTACTCATGCTTCTATGAAAATGTATTCACATGACAGCCGGAACATTATATAAGAGGAAATAAAAGTCAGATAAAAATAATTTAGAAATGCATCCGTGTCACGATACAGAGTCCTGTGCTcaacgtgagagagagagtaggaacgGAACGGTGTGAGGCTCATTTCACACACATTAAGGCCGTTTTTTTTCTGCACTCTAAAAATAAAAGCTAGGAAAATAAGACTATGAGCATTTCAAAGCACAAATACATAGATGTGTGTTAGATATAGCACACAGGCAGTGATGAGGTTGTGTGTTGCAGCAGGCAGAGGGATTCACACAACTGTAACAAATAGATGGATGAAGTGAAGCAGAAGAGAGCATACTATTAAACTAGCTCACTGACAAAAAATAGACacacttccttccttccatcaCAGAAACTGTTACTGGCTATTTTTTTATGTGGTTAATAACATTTATCATCGACGTGGTTAATAACATTTACCATCGCCTCTGCCTGAAAGATAGAAAATATTGAGACGGTTTTAAACTTGGCAAATTCCTCCTGCAATGAAAAATAGCCCTATACAAGAAATGCAATATAAATTCATAGAAATCACTGTACTCAGGAACTATCCTCAGAGTAGAATGGATAGTCTGAACACCTGATGTTGACGATGTCATGGGGTAGTGAACATGCCTGAGATCTCAGCTTGTGATTGTGAATTTAACATTACATACGTGTTTGTGTTTTTTATGTGTTGGCTCAATTTGCATTCTTTCAGCGGACCTGTCCATGAGAGTGCAGAGACTGAGACCTGACCTCAGGTCCCTTAGAAAGAGGAAATTACTCTAGTGCAAGCGGAGAAGATTGTGTCAAGTGTGGCCTCATTGAGGTGGATGTTTAGCCTGTTGAGGGTTAAAGGGGTAGGAAGCTGTCAAGCCTCAGAACAATGGGGGCCCCTGGCCTCTCTGTCTAACTCAGGGTGACCATCTCGTATTTGTCCTTGACGTTGTTCTCCCCCTGTTTCTCAGGCTCGGCATGGTGCAGCTCGATGAACAGGTAGTAAATGGCGGCCCCCACCACTCCTCCCACCATGGGCCCCGCTACTGGGATCCACCACCAGCAGCCTCCAGCACTGCATAGACAAGAGGAGATATATATACAGGTGTTCAGGAGATTACATGTGACTTTGTAGTGAATAAGTTCAAATAAAACGTTTAATACCaaatgcactgagtgtacaaaacattacgaacacctgctctttccttggcatagactaaccaggtgaatccaggtgaaagctatgatcccttataatgtctcttgttaaatccacttcaatcagtgtagataaagaggaagagacaggttaaaggatgatttttaagccttgagagaaCATggtttgtgtatatgtgccattcagagggtgaatgggcaagacaaaaagtGTCTTTGaagggggtatggtagtaggtgccaggcacaccggtttgagtgtgtcaagaactgcaacgctgctgggggttttttcacgctcaacaggttcctgtgtgtatcaagaagggtccaccacccaaaggacatacaACCAAGTTGATACAACTTTGGGAAGCAATGGAGTCAACACGGgaaagcatccctgtggaacactttcgacaccttgtagagtccatgccccgacgaattgaggctggtctgagggcaaaaggggatgcaactgttttgtacactcagtgtatatctactGTGTAAATAGTGGCCACCCtcattaaaggggcagtgcagtcaaaaacatgatttttcagTTATTTTAATGATATCGCCACACTATGAGGTAGAAATAacactgaaattgtgaaaattatgataatgccctttaacAGTAAGAACTTATTGAAAAAATGCCTGGAgtttcagcctgttcaggtgggatggagtttttggccGACAGCATGAAATTATTatctgatctgattattctgaccaatgaccagtcgTCTTTTATGTATCCTCCTAATTTGAAGGGGTAAGTAGGGACGATCCTATCCGCCAATCAAGAATGTGTATGAAAATATGTTTAAATTTGTATCAACACGCCCACACAATCAGACAGCATTTTGATAGCaaaaggaggctcagggaaataaattaTACAAATATATTTGCCgttattttcatgaaataaacacacacagtgacttactagacatacagtgatgatttaaaaattAAATGAAAAAGAATGTATGAGTCTTTAAAGCGACCCAGGAACCTGCCCTGGTCTGGGGTATGCTACTGTACattgcacaggaggttggtggcaccttaattggggaggatgggcttgtaCTAATGgctcagtggaatggtatcaaacacatggtttccatgtgtttgatgccattccattggttCCGTTCCAGcctttattatgagccatcctcccctcagcagcctccactggtacatTGGGAGCAGATTCCACTACTACCTTTTGTTTATTTACACAGTAAGACTCCCTGGATAGGCTCTCTCTAATCTCCACCTCTCActactcctctactctctctcttaaTCTGCCTGCTAGTCTATTGATCCgaatatacatacagtggcttgcgaaagtattcaccccaccttggcatttttcctattttgttgccttacaacctggaattacattttggggatttttggggggtttgtatcatttgatttacacaacatgcataccactttgaagatgctaaatattttttattgtgaaacaaacagaaaacttgagcatgcagaACTAttaacccccccaaagtcaatacttttgtccaccttttgcagcaattacaactgcaagtctattgaggtatgtctctataagtttagcacatctagccactgggatttttgcccattcttcaaggcaaaactgctccagttccctcaagttggatgggttccgctggtgtacagcaatctttaagtcataccacagattctcaattgaactgaggtctgggctttgactaggccattccaagacatttaaatgtttccccttaaaccactcaagtgttgctttagcagtatgcttagggtcattgtcctgctggaaggtgaacctccatcccagtctaaaatctctggaagaatgaaacaggtttccctcaagaatttccctttatttagcgccatctatcattccttcaattctgaccagtttcccagtccctgccgatgaaaaacatccccacagcatgatgctgccaccaccatgcttcattgtggggatggtgttctcggggtgatgagaggtgttgggtttgcgccatacatagcgttttctttgatggccaaaaagctcaattttattctcatctgaccagagtaccttcttccatatgtttggggagtctcccacatgccttttggcgaacaccaaacgtgtttgcttatttttttctttaagcaatggcttttttctggccactcttccgtaaagcccagctctgtggagtggtcctatggacagatactccaatctccgctgtggagctttgcagctccttcagggttatctttggtctctttgttgcctctctgattaatgccctccttgcctggtccatgagttttggtgggcggccctctcttggcaggtttgttgtggtgccatattctttcaatttttttattatGGATTTAagggtgctccgtgggatgttcaaagtttctgatatttttttataacccaaccctgatctgtacttttccacaactttgtccctgatctgtttggagagctccttggtcttcatggtgccgcttgcttggtggtgtccctttcttagtggtgttgcagactctggggccttttagaacaggtgtatatatagtgagatcatgtgacagatcatgtgactcttagattgcacacaggtggactttatttaactaattatgtgacttctgaaggtaattggttgcaccagatcttatttaggggcttcatagctaagggggtgaatacatgtgcacgcaccacttttccgttattaattttttagaattttctgaaacaagtaatttttttcatttcacttcaccaatttggactattttgtgtatgtccattacatgaaatccaaataaaaatccatttaaattacaggttgtaatgcaacaaaataggaaaaacgccaagggggatgaataattttgcaaggcactgtaaagttGATCTGTTCCCACTCCCCACCAATCTGTTTCTATAAACGCCTAATTCTAATTGTGCTTTACAGATTTGCCAGTTATCTTAATAGCAGGTAATGGTAAAAACCTAACAATTTCCAATGACCCCCCAGATCACCCCTCAAACTCCCACCTAAACAGCTCTCTGATACTGGAGCCTACTACTTAGTACATGTCCTGATTCTGTCCTGAACTGAGCACCTGATCACCTCAGGGCAACTCCCTGATAGAGATTAGCCTCCCTCTGCTAGTACTGACTGGTTGGATACTGTGGGCTAAAGGGACTGAATTACCAGCACTGACGTGACAAGGCCCAAATAGGAAAATAGACAGTGTCTGAGCAGGCTGTGTTTAGCTGTTAAACTACCAGGGGGTGGATGCAGACTACAGGGCTGGTGGATTAGGGTGTGTAATCTATGGGCAGAGCCAGGGTGACTAACCATATCCCATGATCAGGCCTGATGACGGACAGACACACTGGGTCACACGATGACGTCTAATGGACATGGCACACTGCCAGCTCTTCCTACTGTACCTACTGACGTCAAAGAACTGTGCCACTGTACCTGGTCCTATTGCTTTCAGTTTCCCTACAGAGATTCAGTGGATGCAATGTATGCTGGATGGAATGTACGCTTTAATATCCTACTATCATCCTTATACATCTCTATCTTAACATTGTGATTACAGCTGTGCGTGCTGCTAAAACGGCTGAGATTTAAGGGATGTATTTAAACCCATATTTCAAACGGGCAGATTACGTCTAATTTTACAGTATGATGTAAATCTCAGGGCCGCAGGTTTATGTGCGCATTAGAGAGAACTAATCTTAAATGTATACATATATGGATAATCTCATACAGacgtaggatcttcatttgagccagtttgctacagcaggaaaggaatcctgcagcaacaggaaatttgaattattatgtggattataattaatggacatttttgtaagggttgatacatttttcggaagggaaaatcaagtctttAATCTCaatgtggaaattacaaactttagaaaccATTTAAAACTTCAAATACACTATacgttttaaatgtcctgcattgcaggagaGTTCTcctacaacagggtgatcaaattaagatcctacatctgtatgcgaAACATCTGGTGAGATGTAGTGTGAACATGGTATAAAGTAGAGGGTCAAATACGGTATGTCAATGTTTCCCACCCCAGTAAGGGACCCCCAGCCATTGCACACAATTGTTCTATTCCAGCACCAGCAATCCTGATTCAGCTTGTGATTTAACCAACCAGCCCTTTCCGTTGAATCAGGTGTTCTGTGCTAGTGCTGGAGTAGAACAAATATGTGCAACGGCGGGGTCCCCAAGGAGCAGGTTGGGAAACTGTGGTCTGTGGCCATTAGATCAGACAGCGCCCTCTACTGAAGAGAAGTCTATAGTGCACTGGCAGAGAGGTCCCTCATATCCCTCTTTTTTTTTCACTGATGTTGCACGTTTATCTTATATAACTCTTCTTTAGCCCATCTCTCATTGTTAAATAACTGCTTGTGAATTGCTTCACCCAGCTTTCTCTGGGGACTATGGAAGTTTGCATTTCAAAGTACAGACATTGTAGCCGATGACCGCTTTGCTTATCTAGTGTAAATAAATACCCAAAGTAACAGGGACAGCTTTGAAGAGTGatggcagagagagggagtctgCCTCTGACAGTAGAACACACAATGGTGCCATTTTCTGTTATATGAAGCATGGAATATTTATGTGCAGAGAAAGAACCTTACTCTGCCCTCTCACATCTCCAAGCCTTTTCCAAAATGCAGGAGATACAAGAGGTTGCTGAAATATTGATTGAGATTGTCAGAAGAGCAGAGATAGCGATAGAGCCACATATTCCTGCTCTTcctgaaggagagaaggaggccAGGCCACTGGTATTCACTCCCCTGTTTCTCACACTGCGTGCCTAACTCCCAGCCACTGCTAGGGAGGAGGACTGAAAAGCAGCATAATGTGCCTGCAGCTCCGCTTGGCACGCTCAGATCAGAGAGGGGCTTTCccgtcacacacacatactctgttTCTGAATCTTTCAATGTTCTACTGTAAATTGAGCACGGGCTGTTTGATTTTTTAGGAGAAGAAAGCAAATTGGCCATTTCAAAAGGTTtaagggcctcctgtagctcagttggcagagcatggcgcttgcaacgccagggttgtgggttcgtttcccacggggggccagtatgaaaaatttatgcactcacttaactgtaagttgctctggataagagcgtctgctaaatgactaaaatctaaaaatCTAAAAGGCATCTAAAAATGTTTGTGAAATGCTACTGTACTTATGGAGGCCATCCAGCTCTCATTTGTGGGACTTCTCTTCTCTCTAGTATAAGCGGTGTTGGACATTACCTGAACACCTCCATGCCCCATCCAGCCACAGCAGTGAAGAGCCTTGGGCCCAGGTCTCTGGCAGGGTTGATGGGATAGCCACAGTTGAGTCCCATGGACACTCCAATGGCCATGATGATCAGGCCAATGCACAGTGGCTCCATCCCTTTAGGAGCTCCAATGTTCTTCCCATCAATAATGGCCAGAATGCACAGGATCAAGGCAGCTGTTCCTATAACCTGGAGAGAAGGCATCAGCCATGATTTCGAGATAGCAATGATCAAAACAGATAATTGACAGACATacataatttgagccagtttgctacagcaggaaaataatcctgcagcatcaggaaatgtgaattatgatgta encodes:
- the LOC123485816 gene encoding aquaporin-10-like; this encodes MVVLGKLPIKKFPVYVAAQFLGAFAGSCAVYGLYYDALMEHTGGVMQVTGVNATANIWASYPAKHISVLGGFVDQVIGTAALILCILAIIDGKNIGAPKGMEPLCIGLIIMAIGVSMGLNCGYPINPARDLGPRLFTAVAGWGMEVFSAGGCWWWIPVAGPMVGGVVGAAIYYLFIELHHAEPEKQGENNVKDKYEMVTLS